Proteins found in one Herbiconiux sp. A18JL235 genomic segment:
- a CDS encoding bifunctional 3'-5' exonuclease/DNA polymerase, which translates to MELTEAEFVEAAGALEAAHPRWVWNDTAAWYPRLLAAGVRVERCVDLRLCHAILRASTLTAASELARAPRDSWATMPTAAGAPVHLPEPARSQGPTLFDHLDAPSEPRQTPRPLGAVAQIAPDAVVPPRAPESSPPVPDPRRSIEASAAALATRVDTALHEPKHPEPSELLEFRRQRRAAASATDPSRIALLLAAESAGSLAAVEMQHAGLPWSSARHNSLLENALGPRPTQPGTRPAKLEQLLVHIRDALGDSTANPDSPAELVKSLRRAGLEVSSTRQWELENIRHPAIPPLLEYKKLSRLLTANGWNWLDTWVVNDRFHPTYLPGGVVTGRWASEGGGALQLPKLVRSAVVADPGHVFVVADAAQLEPRILTALSGDRAMAAAGFGRDLYDGIVASGAVDTRAHAKLGMLGAMYGGTTGESGRLLPRLARAYPTAIAFVEDAARAGEAGNIVTTRLGRSSPRPDDTWQDLQDAAASDGATEATRARARSAARSWGRFTRNFVVQGTAAEWALCWISSLRRRLWTIEPDEPFPPGAPRASVFSTRPHLAFFLHDELLIHTPEQHAEAVSTHLREAAAEAGRLIFGGAPVQFPVTVAVVDSYDKAK; encoded by the coding sequence GTGGAGCTGACGGAGGCCGAATTCGTCGAGGCGGCGGGCGCGCTCGAGGCCGCTCACCCCCGCTGGGTGTGGAACGACACCGCCGCCTGGTACCCGCGGCTCCTGGCCGCGGGGGTACGGGTCGAACGGTGCGTCGACTTGAGGCTGTGCCACGCGATCCTGCGCGCCTCCACCCTCACGGCGGCGTCCGAGCTCGCCCGCGCCCCGCGCGACTCCTGGGCGACCATGCCCACCGCCGCAGGTGCGCCCGTCCACCTGCCCGAGCCCGCCCGCTCTCAGGGTCCGACCCTCTTCGACCATCTCGACGCCCCGTCTGAACCTCGACAGACGCCACGTCCCCTCGGCGCCGTCGCACAAATAGCACCGGATGCGGTGGTTCCGCCACGCGCACCCGAATCCTCCCCTCCCGTTCCCGACCCGCGACGCTCCATCGAAGCGTCGGCCGCTGCGCTTGCAACTCGCGTCGACACTGCCCTCCACGAGCCCAAGCACCCGGAACCCTCCGAGCTCCTCGAGTTCCGCCGCCAGCGCCGCGCCGCAGCCTCGGCGACCGACCCTTCGCGCATCGCCCTGCTGCTGGCAGCGGAGTCGGCAGGGAGCCTCGCCGCCGTCGAGATGCAGCACGCCGGCCTCCCCTGGAGCTCGGCACGCCACAACTCGCTGCTCGAGAACGCGCTCGGCCCACGCCCCACTCAGCCGGGCACCCGGCCGGCCAAGCTCGAGCAGCTGCTGGTGCACATCCGCGACGCCCTCGGCGACTCCACGGCGAACCCCGACTCCCCGGCCGAGCTCGTCAAGTCGCTCCGTCGCGCCGGACTCGAGGTGTCGAGCACCCGCCAGTGGGAGCTGGAGAACATCCGCCACCCGGCGATCCCCCCACTGCTCGAGTACAAGAAGCTCTCCCGTCTGCTCACCGCGAACGGATGGAACTGGCTCGACACCTGGGTCGTGAACGACCGCTTCCACCCCACGTACCTGCCGGGCGGCGTCGTCACCGGCCGCTGGGCTTCGGAGGGTGGGGGAGCGCTGCAGCTGCCGAAGCTCGTGCGCTCGGCCGTCGTCGCCGACCCGGGCCACGTGTTCGTGGTCGCCGATGCCGCCCAGCTCGAGCCGCGCATCCTCACCGCCCTTTCGGGCGACCGCGCCATGGCCGCCGCCGGCTTCGGCCGCGACCTCTACGACGGCATCGTCGCCTCGGGCGCCGTCGACACCCGCGCGCACGCCAAGCTCGGGATGCTCGGCGCCATGTACGGCGGAACCACCGGCGAGAGCGGCCGCCTGCTCCCGCGGCTCGCGCGTGCGTACCCGACAGCGATCGCGTTCGTCGAGGATGCCGCCCGGGCCGGCGAGGCCGGCAACATCGTCACCACCCGGCTCGGCCGCAGCTCACCGCGGCCGGATGACACGTGGCAAGACCTCCAGGATGCTGCGGCCTCCGACGGCGCCACCGAGGCGACCCGCGCGAGAGCGCGCTCGGCGGCGCGCAGCTGGGGTCGATTCACCCGCAACTTCGTGGTGCAGGGAACGGCGGCGGAGTGGGCGCTGTGCTGGATCAGCTCCCTCCGTCGCCGCCTGTGGACGATCGAGCCCGACGAACCGTTTCCCCCAGGCGCGCCGCGCGCATCCGTGTTCTCCACACGGCCGCACCTGGCGTTCTTCCTCCACGACGAGCTGCTCATCCACACCCCCGAACAGCACGCCGAAGCGGTGTCGACGCACCTGCGGGAGGCCGCCGCAGAGGCCGGCCGCCTCATCTTCGGCGGCGCCCCCGTGCAGTTCCCTGTGACGGTCGCCGTCGTCGACAGCTACGACAAGGCCAAGTAG
- a CDS encoding aspartate kinase — protein MSLIVQKYGGSSVADAESIKRVAKRIVETRKAGNEVVVAMSAMGDTTDDLLDLANAVAPIPAPREMDMLLSAGERISMALLAMAIESLGHTARSFTGSQAGMITDAQHGSARIVDVTPVRLREALDEGAIVIVAGFQGFNRDTKDITTLGRGGSDTTAVALAAALDADICEIYTDVDGIFSADPRLVPKAHKIDRITSEEMLELAANGAKVLYIRAVEYARRHGVTLHVRSSFNNNEGTIVYNPTEAEPFGPTVVPGSSVTVSTTPESENAVEEPLIAGVATDLSEAKITVVGVPDVPGKAAEIFTLVAKTGANIDMIVQNSSSASTGLTDISFTLPKSEGQLVLTALRADQDAVGFTALQYDDQIGKLALVGAGMRTNAGVSAKLFTALFEAGINIEMISTSEIRISVVTRADTINDALRVVHSAFGLDADTEAVVHAGTGR, from the coding sequence GTGAGCTTGATCGTGCAGAAGTACGGCGGATCCTCCGTCGCCGACGCCGAGAGCATCAAGCGCGTGGCCAAGCGCATCGTCGAGACCCGCAAGGCGGGCAACGAGGTCGTCGTCGCGATGAGCGCCATGGGCGACACCACCGACGACCTGCTCGACCTCGCGAACGCCGTCGCCCCCATCCCGGCCCCGCGCGAGATGGACATGCTGCTCTCCGCCGGCGAGCGCATCTCTATGGCGCTGCTCGCCATGGCCATCGAGAGCCTCGGCCACACCGCGCGCTCGTTCACGGGTTCGCAGGCCGGCATGATCACGGATGCGCAGCACGGCTCCGCCCGCATCGTCGACGTCACACCGGTGCGGCTGCGCGAGGCTCTCGACGAGGGCGCGATCGTCATCGTGGCGGGGTTCCAGGGTTTCAACCGCGACACCAAGGACATCACCACGCTCGGTCGCGGCGGCTCCGACACCACCGCCGTCGCGCTGGCCGCGGCCCTCGACGCCGACATCTGCGAGATCTACACCGATGTCGACGGCATCTTCTCGGCCGACCCGCGTCTGGTTCCCAAAGCGCACAAGATCGACCGCATCACGAGCGAGGAGATGCTCGAGCTGGCCGCCAACGGCGCCAAGGTGCTCTACATCCGCGCCGTGGAATATGCGCGCCGGCACGGCGTCACCCTTCACGTGCGCTCGAGCTTCAACAACAACGAGGGCACGATCGTCTACAACCCGACCGAGGCGGAGCCGTTCGGCCCCACCGTCGTGCCCGGGTCATCCGTCACCGTCAGCACCACTCCTGAAAGCGAGAACGCCGTGGAAGAGCCTCTCATCGCCGGGGTCGCCACCGACCTCTCCGAGGCCAAGATCACCGTCGTCGGCGTGCCCGACGTGCCTGGCAAGGCGGCCGAGATCTTCACCCTGGTCGCCAAGACCGGCGCGAACATCGACATGATCGTGCAGAACTCGTCGTCGGCCTCGACGGGCCTCACCGACATCTCGTTCACGCTGCCGAAGAGCGAGGGTCAGCTGGTGCTCACGGCTCTCCGCGCCGATCAGGATGCGGTGGGCTTCACCGCGCTGCAGTACGACGACCAGATCGGCAAGCTCGCCCTGGTCGGTGCCGGTATGCGCACGAACGCCGGTGTCTCGGCCAAGCTCTTCACCGCGCTGTTCGAGGCGGGCATCAACATCGAGATGATCTCGACCTCCGAGATCCGCATCTCGGTGGTCACCCGTGCCGACACCATCAACGACGCCCTCCGCGTGGTGCACTCGGCGTTCGGCCTCGACGCCGACACCGAGGCCGTCGTGCACGCCGGCACCGGCCGCTGA
- a CDS encoding aspartate-semialdehyde dehydrogenase, with protein sequence MSKALNVGVVGATGQVGKVMRRLLEERDFPIASIRFFATARSAGTTLPFKGQDVVVEDVETADPSGLDIALFSAGATGSRAQAPRFAAAGVTVIDNSSAWRMDPDVPLVVSEVNPHALADARKGIIANPNCTTMAAMPVLKVLHKEAGLERLIVSTYQAVSGSGLAGAEELAGQAQAAVADPEALLNLVHDGSSVAFPAPVKYVAPIAFDVIPLAGSIVDDGELETDEEKKLRNESRKILELPELLVSGTCVRVPVFTGHSLSINAEFGSDITPERARELLADAPGVQLTEVPTPLKAAGSDPSYVGRIRQDQSAPGKKGLVLFISNDNLRKGAALNAVQIAELIADGAEVPSVAVAAGAAATA encoded by the coding sequence GTGAGCAAGGCACTCAACGTCGGCGTCGTCGGCGCCACCGGTCAGGTCGGCAAGGTCATGCGCCGCCTCCTCGAGGAGCGCGACTTCCCCATCGCCAGCATCCGCTTCTTCGCCACGGCGCGCTCGGCCGGCACCACCCTGCCGTTCAAGGGGCAGGACGTCGTCGTCGAAGACGTCGAGACCGCCGACCCCTCGGGCCTCGACATCGCCCTGTTCTCGGCCGGCGCCACCGGCTCGCGCGCTCAGGCCCCGCGCTTCGCGGCCGCGGGCGTCACCGTCATCGACAACTCGAGCGCCTGGCGCATGGATCCCGACGTGCCCCTCGTCGTCTCCGAGGTGAACCCGCACGCACTGGCGGATGCGCGCAAGGGCATCATCGCCAACCCGAACTGCACCACGATGGCGGCGATGCCCGTGCTGAAGGTGCTGCACAAGGAGGCGGGCCTCGAGCGGCTGATCGTGAGCACCTACCAGGCGGTGTCGGGCTCCGGTCTCGCCGGCGCGGAGGAGCTCGCCGGTCAGGCGCAGGCCGCGGTCGCCGACCCCGAGGCGCTGCTGAACCTCGTTCACGACGGCTCGTCGGTCGCGTTCCCCGCCCCCGTGAAGTACGTCGCGCCCATCGCGTTCGACGTCATCCCGCTCGCCGGCTCGATCGTCGACGACGGCGAGCTCGAGACCGACGAGGAGAAGAAGCTCCGCAACGAGAGCCGCAAGATCCTCGAGCTCCCCGAGCTGCTGGTGAGCGGCACCTGCGTGCGCGTTCCCGTGTTCACGGGCCACTCGCTGTCGATCAACGCCGAGTTCGGCTCCGACATCACTCCCGAGCGCGCACGGGAACTGCTCGCCGACGCCCCCGGGGTGCAGCTCACCGAGGTGCCCACGCCGCTCAAGGCTGCCGGAAGCGACCCGAGCTATGTCGGGCGCATCCGTCAAGACCAGAGCGCCCCGGGCAAGAAGGGCCTCGTGCTCTTCATCTCGAACGACAACCTCCGCAAGGGCGCGGCGCTCAACGCGGTGCAGATCGCCGAGCTCATCGCCGACGGCGCCGAGGTGCCGTCGGTCGCCGTCGCGGCGGGGGCCGCCGCCACCGCCTAG
- a CDS encoding SGNH/GDSL hydrolase family protein translates to MRKPLVFILLAAVAVAAAVTTAVAVATLTPSSSTSTSSSTSASTAPDPNAPVVAFYGDSYTLGTGASDPALRWSSVISAERGWNEFNPSVNGLGFVNNRASTPPDYAPTDEVSEIIAADPDIVFITMGLNDNFSMPRRADDIQAAIRTDFSTLRTELPEARIIVVEPFWYTDARPDSVEQIIAWVHDEAGAIGADYIGGASHWIEGHPEWMAADGLHPNDAGYAEMATRMDAELTRLGL, encoded by the coding sequence GTGCGCAAGCCCCTGGTCTTCATCCTGCTCGCCGCCGTCGCGGTGGCTGCGGCGGTCACCACGGCCGTCGCCGTCGCGACGCTGACGCCGAGCAGCAGCACGAGCACGAGCAGCAGCACGAGCGCGAGCACCGCACCCGACCCGAACGCCCCGGTCGTCGCCTTCTACGGCGACTCCTACACCCTCGGCACCGGCGCATCCGACCCCGCCCTCCGCTGGTCGAGCGTCATCAGCGCCGAGCGCGGCTGGAACGAGTTCAACCCCAGCGTCAACGGCCTCGGCTTCGTGAACAACCGCGCAAGCACCCCGCCCGACTACGCGCCGACCGACGAGGTGAGCGAGATCATCGCCGCCGACCCCGACATCGTGTTCATCACGATGGGCCTGAACGACAACTTCTCCATGCCGCGCCGCGCCGACGACATCCAGGCTGCGATCCGCACCGACTTCAGCACCCTGCGCACCGAGCTGCCCGAGGCCCGCATCATCGTCGTCGAGCCGTTCTGGTACACGGATGCGCGCCCCGACTCGGTCGAGCAGATCATCGCCTGGGTGCACGACGAGGCGGGGGCGATCGGCGCCGACTACATCGGGGGAGCCTCGCACTGGATCGAGGGCCACCCCGAGTGGATGGCCGCCGACGGCCTGCACCCCAACGACGCCGGCTACGCCGAGATGGCCACCCGCATGGACGCCGAGCTCACCCGCCTCGGCCTCTGA
- a CDS encoding putative bifunctional diguanylate cyclase/phosphodiesterase, protein MASVRLEQRQRQPTSAATSFVLIAITAATIAFGVVAGIADPPRSWISCVVFLLSVGVTAVFQLPIGRAAGLPPIGVASALLVVGTAGTNPVFDVGMWVLAYFVSRALSTRSLFLSAQWSGVATLGAIAFVASSRWLIGLGVSDLIAVVVGVVLYVVVVLALEFVRERGRWSVDSTFGFSGLSLWRLGAVLGLSAVVALGVFVSTTGMLRIVDGPAEQLQLARETIPLLLVSMVFYGAAKRRQTRSSERRLSGVVDAARALPWSTEQDPRETMVDFARRAIDATDFEIRRTPPGRNEIGTRFSEIDSTDPQLNPESFSDAEDGVSQEHQQDAVQPPEYLIASRKSGGSPFTADDELALDAIGHMASETARVRGAYDTLLDQVDRDSLTGLPNYNAFQRSLARLNEDRTYASGIAVLFIDLDQFKRLNDSEGHHIGDEVLSVVATRLRASVRSHDFVARVGGDEFVVILTKLQSLAESKQVADHIVANVGAPATLGGREYRPLVSVGLAYSGHQETDPQSIVVDADHSMLAIKKSRRQGGPSFESSIGISPHRSSRINEIVAKAIDDGVLNVVYQPIVNTVDDEIWAFESLVRYTHPELGRISTSSLIEKAKGLGRMDQLTKQVIAASLKSAREFHKVVPGIATMTINLEVEQIRDEHVGAFLKEIVPKYPEVTLCLELNERSVKDIDDDLRRQAEHFRALGMLIALDDYGSEASSVGALVRIPMDILKIDRSLVDNLDDTRQREVVRALQGFGDAFDYSTIIEGVETQDAVDILAGIGVKHAQGFFYGRPMPFNQTMARLKANGAAGTPGRERDRERERAREAG, encoded by the coding sequence ATGGCATCCGTGCGGCTCGAGCAGCGACAGCGTCAGCCCACCTCCGCGGCGACGTCGTTCGTGCTCATCGCGATCACGGCGGCGACGATCGCCTTCGGTGTCGTGGCGGGCATCGCCGATCCGCCGCGGAGCTGGATCTCGTGCGTCGTCTTCCTCCTCAGCGTCGGCGTCACCGCCGTGTTCCAGCTGCCGATCGGTCGCGCCGCGGGCCTCCCGCCGATCGGTGTGGCGAGCGCCCTGCTCGTGGTGGGCACGGCGGGAACGAACCCCGTGTTCGACGTGGGGATGTGGGTGCTGGCGTACTTCGTCTCCCGCGCCCTCAGCACGCGCTCGCTCTTCCTCTCGGCGCAATGGTCTGGTGTGGCGACGCTCGGCGCGATCGCGTTCGTCGCCTCGTCGCGGTGGCTCATCGGGCTGGGCGTCAGCGATCTGATCGCGGTGGTCGTGGGCGTCGTGCTTTACGTGGTGGTGGTGCTCGCGCTCGAGTTCGTGCGTGAGCGCGGCCGGTGGAGCGTCGACAGCACCTTCGGGTTCAGCGGGCTGAGCCTGTGGCGTCTGGGCGCCGTGCTGGGCCTGAGCGCCGTGGTGGCACTCGGCGTCTTCGTGTCGACGACGGGGATGCTGCGCATCGTCGACGGCCCCGCCGAGCAACTCCAGCTGGCCCGGGAGACCATCCCGCTGCTGCTGGTCTCGATGGTGTTCTACGGGGCGGCGAAGCGCCGCCAGACCAGGAGCAGCGAGCGCCGGCTGAGCGGCGTCGTCGACGCGGCGCGGGCCCTCCCGTGGAGCACCGAGCAGGATCCGCGGGAGACGATGGTCGACTTCGCCCGCCGGGCCATCGACGCCACCGACTTCGAGATCCGCCGCACCCCTCCCGGCCGCAACGAGATCGGCACGCGCTTCTCCGAGATCGACTCGACCGACCCGCAGCTGAACCCCGAGTCGTTCTCCGACGCCGAGGACGGGGTGTCGCAGGAGCATCAGCAAGACGCGGTGCAGCCGCCCGAGTACCTCATCGCGAGCCGCAAGAGCGGCGGCTCCCCGTTCACCGCCGACGACGAGCTCGCCCTCGACGCCATCGGGCACATGGCCTCCGAGACCGCGCGGGTGCGCGGCGCCTACGACACCCTGCTCGACCAGGTCGACCGCGACTCGCTCACCGGCCTGCCGAACTACAACGCCTTCCAGCGCTCGCTCGCCCGCCTCAACGAAGACCGCACCTACGCCTCCGGCATCGCCGTGCTGTTCATCGACCTCGATCAGTTCAAGCGCCTCAACGACTCCGAGGGCCACCACATCGGCGACGAGGTGCTCTCGGTGGTCGCCACGCGCCTGCGCGCGAGCGTGCGCTCGCACGACTTCGTGGCGCGGGTGGGCGGCGACGAGTTCGTGGTCATCCTCACCAAGCTGCAGTCGCTGGCCGAGTCGAAGCAGGTCGCCGACCACATCGTGGCGAACGTCGGCGCCCCCGCCACCCTGGGTGGCAGGGAGTACCGCCCCCTGGTGAGCGTGGGGCTCGCCTACTCGGGGCACCAGGAGACCGACCCGCAGTCGATCGTCGTCGACGCCGACCACTCGATGCTCGCCATCAAGAAGTCGAGGCGGCAGGGCGGGCCGTCGTTCGAGTCGAGCATCGGCATCTCCCCGCACCGCTCGAGCCGCATCAACGAGATCGTGGCGAAGGCCATCGACGACGGCGTGCTCAACGTCGTCTACCAGCCCATCGTCAACACGGTCGACGACGAGATCTGGGCGTTCGAGTCGCTCGTGCGCTACACCCACCCCGAGCTCGGCCGCATCTCGACGTCGTCGCTGATCGAGAAGGCCAAGGGCCTCGGCCGCATGGACCAGCTCACCAAGCAGGTCATCGCCGCCTCCCTGAAGTCGGCTCGCGAGTTCCACAAGGTGGTTCCGGGCATCGCCACGATGACCATCAACCTCGAGGTGGAGCAGATCCGCGACGAGCACGTGGGCGCCTTCCTCAAGGAGATCGTGCCGAAGTACCCCGAGGTCACGCTCTGCCTCGAGCTCAACGAGCGCTCGGTTAAGGACATCGACGACGACCTGCGCCGGCAGGCCGAGCACTTCCGGGCCCTCGGCATGCTCATCGCGCTCGACGACTACGGCTCGGAGGCCTCCTCCGTGGGGGCTCTGGTGCGCATCCCGATGGACATCCTGAAGATCGACCGCTCCCTCGTCGACAACCTCGACGACACCCGCCAGCGCGAGGTGGTGCGTGCGCTGCAGGGCTTCGGCGACGCCTTCGACTACTCGACGATCATCGAGGGCGTGGAGACTCAGGATGCTGTGGACATCCTCGCGGGAATCGGTGTGAAGCACGCCCAGGGCTTCTTCTACGGCCGGCCGATGCCGTTCAACCAGACCATGGCGCGCCTCAAGGCCAACGGCGCGGCGGGAACACCGGGTCGGGAACGCGACCGCGAGCGGGAGCGGGCCCGCGAGGCCGGGTAG
- a CDS encoding glycoside hydrolase family 6 protein, with protein sequence MPRVLPRIGLAVAIVAIVGVLAAMVIGVGGILSQGGVASDNPFAGKTLFVDPASKAATAAAEEKKAGDEGDAAVFTRIAEVPTAIWLTPEKHPIDDVGGYASKLVDEAAKLKATPVFVVYGIPNRDCGNQSAGGLSNDDYPVWVKEIADSLEGSDSVIILEPDALALADECDNVDERLVQVGDSVDTLVAAGLTVYIDAGHSNWGPAAEMADLLNRAGVERARGFSTNVSNYNTTDREQYYANSISALTNGAHYVIDTGRNGAGSNGEWCNPPGRALGATPEPAKSGSAQDATLWVKPPGESDGECNGGPAAGEWWNENALELAKNAGW encoded by the coding sequence GTGCCACGAGTTCTGCCCCGCATCGGCCTCGCCGTGGCGATCGTGGCGATCGTCGGCGTTCTGGCGGCCATGGTGATCGGCGTCGGCGGCATCCTGTCCCAGGGCGGGGTGGCGAGCGACAACCCCTTCGCGGGCAAGACCCTGTTCGTCGACCCGGCGTCGAAGGCGGCGACAGCCGCGGCCGAGGAGAAGAAGGCCGGCGACGAGGGCGATGCCGCCGTCTTCACCCGCATCGCTGAGGTTCCGACCGCCATCTGGCTCACGCCCGAGAAGCACCCGATCGACGACGTGGGAGGCTACGCCTCGAAACTCGTCGACGAGGCCGCGAAGCTCAAGGCGACGCCCGTGTTCGTGGTCTACGGCATCCCGAACCGCGACTGCGGCAACCAGTCGGCGGGCGGCCTGTCGAACGACGACTACCCCGTCTGGGTGAAGGAGATCGCCGACAGCCTCGAGGGCAGCGACTCCGTCATCATCCTCGAGCCCGACGCCCTGGCGCTCGCCGACGAGTGCGACAACGTCGACGAGCGGCTCGTGCAGGTGGGCGACTCGGTCGACACGCTCGTGGCGGCGGGTCTCACGGTGTACATCGACGCCGGTCACTCGAACTGGGGCCCGGCTGCCGAGATGGCCGACCTGCTGAACCGCGCGGGCGTCGAGCGGGCGCGCGGCTTCTCGACCAACGTGTCGAACTACAACACCACCGACCGCGAGCAGTACTACGCGAACTCCATCTCGGCGCTCACGAACGGCGCGCACTACGTCATCGACACGGGCCGCAACGGTGCCGGATCGAACGGCGAGTGGTGCAACCCGCCCGGCCGCGCCCTCGGCGCGACGCCGGAGCCGGCGAAGTCGGGCTCGGCGCAAGACGCGACCCTCTGGGTCAAGCCCCCGGGCGAGAGCGACGGCGAGTGCAACGGCGGGCCGGCAGCGGGAGAGTGGTGGAACGAGAACGCCCTCGAGCTGGCGAAGAACGCCGGCTGGTAG
- a CDS encoding response regulator transcription factor codes for MDTHGERRVAVIIEDDADIRHLLETVLSQAGFEVVATGNGLDGVQAVRAYDPMVTTLDVSMPGIDGFEAAKRIRAFSNTYLVMLTARDEEIDTLQGLEAGADDYLTKPFRPRELRARVEAMMRRPRQVNAVDGSGPVAPIAAPPAPAPAAQAPAVQYAPQAPASSAPAAGYAPAPDAASYAATPTAPLAPAAAAPEPAAPKSYSREDGWLEHNSLFVNSEMRLAEKDGKAIDLTRSEFDLLNALMESQRRVRSKADLALLLRGESYVTAHFVSEADKRAIEVHMANLRRKLADSITTPRWIETVRGVGYRLAASEDD; via the coding sequence ATGGACACGCATGGGGAACGTAGGGTCGCGGTCATCATCGAGGATGACGCCGACATCAGGCACCTTCTCGAGACGGTGCTGAGCCAGGCCGGCTTCGAGGTCGTGGCGACCGGGAACGGTCTCGACGGAGTGCAGGCGGTGCGGGCCTACGACCCGATGGTCACCACGCTCGACGTGAGCATGCCCGGCATCGACGGCTTCGAGGCGGCCAAGCGCATCCGTGCCTTCAGCAACACCTACCTGGTGATGCTGACGGCCCGCGACGAGGAGATCGACACCCTGCAGGGTCTCGAGGCGGGCGCCGACGACTACCTCACGAAGCCGTTCCGCCCGCGCGAGCTGCGGGCGCGGGTCGAGGCGATGATGCGGCGCCCGCGGCAGGTGAACGCGGTCGACGGGTCTGGTCCGGTCGCGCCCATCGCCGCCCCGCCGGCTCCGGCGCCTGCCGCGCAGGCTCCCGCTGTCCAGTATGCGCCGCAGGCTCCCGCTTCCTCGGCCCCCGCCGCGGGCTACGCTCCCGCCCCCGACGCTGCCTCCTACGCCGCCACGCCGACCGCCCCGCTCGCCCCCGCCGCCGCTGCTCCCGAGCCCGCGGCGCCCAAGAGCTACTCGCGCGAAGACGGCTGGCTCGAGCACAACAGCCTGTTCGTGAACTCCGAGATGCGTCTCGCCGAGAAAGACGGCAAGGCCATCGACCTCACTCGTAGCGAGTTCGACCTGCTGAACGCGCTCATGGAGAGCCAGCGTCGGGTGCGCAGCAAGGCCGACCTGGCGCTGCTCCTGCGTGGTGAGAGCTACGTCACCGCCCACTTCGTGAGCGAGGCCGACAAGCGCGCCATCGAGGTGCACATGGCGAACCTGCGCCGCAAGCTCGCCGACAGCATCACCACGCCGCGCTGGATCGAGACCGTGCGGGGCGTCGGCTACCGCCTCGCCGCCTCCGAGGACGACTGA
- a CDS encoding glycosyltransferase has protein sequence MSEINPYVTDRTELGESGEFQNDFIESVESLPSYRPTIGCIIPAYNEAESIGDVLESLLNQTRLPDVIHVVVNNTTDDTVKIAAQYAGPHLKEVDGVEQFTEVYVHDIGKNKDKKVGALNYGYQLVEGCDFLLGVDGDTTAAPDAVERLAEEITSDSRIGGISAIFSIDDAPIKGFIAKFLITGQRFQFAAFNMQNMLRGRNMAVLGGQFSIFSTKALRQIMVENHQNTPWVKDSEVEDSLLSLQIKSAGYLTKISAQARADVGGMTTLRGLDAQQVKWNFGAIELMWPGQRGDTKGQPFHPNLRLRWLENLSMLTNLVTRVLFFILLFASLSINAFVFSPIWLIPPVVAILLNLRTALSMKNRNGRDIFFALALFPAEIYMWVRLGHFLRAWTKFLSRKQTDNWAAQAKAERGRGNGYLVPLVILVLVVAVMVLVWFQLTPFVQSTILWIGWPVLGIITIIQTLGMVIKVLRRYRGYKV, from the coding sequence ATGTCAGAGATCAACCCGTACGTGACCGACCGCACCGAACTCGGTGAGTCGGGCGAGTTCCAGAACGACTTCATCGAGTCGGTGGAATCGCTGCCGTCGTACCGACCCACGATCGGGTGCATCATCCCGGCCTACAACGAGGCGGAGTCGATCGGCGACGTGCTCGAGTCGCTGCTCAACCAGACCCGCCTCCCCGACGTCATCCACGTCGTGGTGAACAACACCACCGACGACACGGTGAAGATCGCTGCCCAGTACGCCGGCCCCCATCTCAAGGAGGTCGACGGGGTCGAGCAGTTCACCGAGGTCTACGTGCACGACATCGGCAAGAACAAAGACAAGAAGGTGGGCGCGCTCAACTACGGCTACCAGCTGGTCGAGGGCTGCGACTTCCTGCTCGGTGTCGACGGCGACACCACGGCGGCCCCGGATGCTGTGGAGCGTCTCGCAGAGGAGATCACCTCCGACTCGCGCATCGGCGGCATCTCGGCGATCTTCTCCATCGACGACGCGCCCATCAAGGGCTTCATCGCCAAGTTCCTCATCACCGGCCAGCGGTTCCAGTTCGCGGCCTTCAACATGCAGAACATGCTGCGCGGCCGCAACATGGCGGTGCTCGGCGGGCAGTTCTCCATCTTCTCCACCAAGGCGCTCCGCCAGATCATGGTCGAGAACCACCAGAACACCCCGTGGGTGAAGGACTCCGAGGTGGAGGACTCGCTGCTCTCGCTCCAGATCAAGAGCGCGGGCTACCTCACCAAGATCTCGGCGCAGGCCCGCGCCGACGTGGGCGGCATGACCACCCTCCGCGGCCTCGACGCGCAGCAGGTGAAGTGGAACTTCGGCGCCATCGAGCTCATGTGGCCCGGGCAGCGCGGCGACACGAAGGGTCAGCCCTTCCACCCGAACCTCCGCCTGCGCTGGCTCGAGAACCTCTCGATGCTCACGAACCTCGTCACCCGCGTGCTGTTCTTCATCCTGCTGTTCGCCTCGCTGTCGATCAACGCCTTCGTGTTCTCCCCCATCTGGCTCATCCCGCCGGTCGTCGCCATTCTGCTGAACCTCCGCACGGCGCTGTCGATGAAGAACCGCAACGGTCGTGACATCTTCTTCGCGCTCGCCCTGTTCCCCGCCGAGATCTACATGTGGGTCAGGCTCGGGCACTTCCTCCGGGCATGGACCAAGTTCCTCAGCCGCAAGCAGACCGACAACTGGGCGGCCCAGGCCAAGGCTGAACGCGGTCGCGGCAACGGCTACCTCGTGCCCCTCGTCATCCTGGTGCTCGTCGTGGCGGTGATGGTGCTGGTCTGGTTCCAGCTCACCCCGTTCGTTCAATCGACAATCCTCTGGATCGGCTGGCCGGTGCTCGGCATCATCACGATCATCCAGACCCTCGGCATGGTCATCAAGGTCCTCCGCCGCTACCGGGGGTACAAGGTTTGA